Proteins from one Prevotella sp. E2-28 genomic window:
- a CDS encoding toprim domain-containing protein produces the protein MNIEQIKANKTCLDYLGAPLKKTSSGWHVYRCPWKTDTHPSLTVSPDGKVWRDLSTGAEGGIIELVMACLNTCDFKQVCAVFDSSSFSLSKTLDGKKEKDLECGRFAFFSVMPLQSKGLYAYLTKRRINTSIARHFLLEAHYSFQERTDGSYLYALAYPNDLGGYELRGAPYAGNPDGYKGGTSPKWITTHLGIANAATVVFEGFFDMLSWVTMTDGVKHNLVVMNSVTNKEETVEVLRSISGTIYLCLDNDKAGEEATAFIKNALPSAIDYRSHYADHKDVNEFLVKHKCGI, from the coding sequence ATGAATATAGAACAGATAAAAGCAAACAAGACATGCCTGGATTACTTGGGCGCACCTCTGAAGAAGACTTCCTCAGGGTGGCACGTCTATCGATGTCCATGGAAGACAGACACCCATCCTTCACTCACTGTCTCTCCTGATGGGAAGGTGTGGCGTGATCTGTCAACTGGTGCTGAAGGTGGTATCATTGAGCTGGTGATGGCATGTTTGAACACCTGCGATTTCAAGCAAGTATGTGCAGTCTTCGATTCTTCTTCTTTTTCGTTGTCAAAAACTCTTGACGGCAAAAAAGAAAAAGATCTGGAGTGCGGCAGGTTCGCATTCTTCAGCGTAATGCCGCTACAGTCCAAGGGGCTGTATGCCTACCTGACGAAGCGGAGGATTAACACCTCCATCGCCCGACATTTCCTTCTGGAGGCACACTACAGCTTCCAAGAACGCACCGATGGCAGCTATCTCTATGCCCTGGCATACCCCAACGATCTTGGAGGCTACGAACTTAGAGGTGCACCTTATGCAGGCAATCCTGACGGTTACAAAGGCGGAACGTCACCCAAGTGGATAACAACCCACCTCGGCATAGCTAACGCAGCTACAGTCGTTTTTGAGGGCTTTTTCGATATGCTTTCGTGGGTAACGATGACGGACGGTGTAAAGCACAATCTCGTCGTGATGAACAGTGTGACCAACAAGGAAGAAACAGTTGAGGTGCTGCGTTCCATCAGCGGTACCATCTACCTCTGTCTGGATAATGATAAGGCCGGTGAAGAAGCTACAGCCTTCATCAAGAATGCGTTACCGTCAGCCATTGACTACAGGAGCCACTATGCCGACCATAAGGACGTAAATGAGTTCTTAGTTAAGCATAAGTGCGGCATCTAA
- a CDS encoding DUF3987 domain-containing protein, translating into MNLHYDFLPAYMQEIVNKLADVYQIDSDYALTGLFSAVAASLGDRYQIIDPKGYRNATAMWLCQIGISGYGKSECGSWLMDPLLDHDAERHEVFLQRKAEWLKEDVKERGEPPIEDKLCLNDYTPEALFDAMEHSGQNGILLYRDEISGWLKDIGRYGKSGEVEQYLTAWSQKPVRVTRLGRDDNFIKRPCFNVFGGIQPEILQEMLGKSDLIANGFNARLLFVFADENFSLNYYNEAVPDSMRVSYKSLIDRLLSLSCSEITFSQAAEKSFITYWEDLQRRKTSEKGMRRQLLSKLQIYVEKWAGIIELLANDGTPSKEIGGNHMDIAIAHTRIFEEWAMKAYSIINPNLNDDATIQLNKKETLEQLLKHYPNMNKNLVSQGLGISRSLLSPCRKKVVPPEVNTESGANN; encoded by the coding sequence ATGAACTTACATTATGATTTTTTGCCCGCATATATGCAGGAAATAGTAAACAAATTGGCCGATGTATATCAGATTGATAGCGACTATGCGCTAACAGGTCTGTTTTCGGCAGTTGCGGCCTCTCTGGGTGACCGCTATCAGATAATTGATCCGAAGGGATATCGCAATGCCACTGCCATGTGGCTCTGCCAGATAGGTATCAGCGGATATGGTAAGAGCGAATGTGGATCTTGGCTCATGGATCCTCTTTTAGATCATGACGCAGAACGCCATGAAGTTTTTTTGCAGAGGAAAGCGGAATGGCTGAAAGAAGATGTAAAAGAGAGGGGGGAACCACCTATAGAAGATAAATTATGTCTCAATGACTACACACCTGAAGCATTGTTTGACGCAATGGAACATTCAGGTCAGAATGGCATCCTCCTATATCGTGATGAGATTTCCGGCTGGTTAAAGGATATCGGCAGATACGGAAAGTCTGGAGAAGTTGAACAGTATCTCACAGCATGGTCCCAAAAGCCCGTAAGAGTAACAAGATTGGGAAGGGACGATAATTTCATCAAGCGTCCATGTTTCAATGTTTTCGGGGGAATCCAACCAGAAATCCTTCAGGAGATGTTGGGCAAGTCTGACCTTATAGCAAACGGCTTTAATGCTCGACTATTGTTTGTCTTTGCTGACGAAAATTTCTCTTTGAATTATTACAATGAGGCTGTTCCGGACTCAATGAGAGTATCCTACAAGAGTCTAATAGACAGGCTGCTTAGTCTCTCATGCTCAGAGATCACGTTTAGCCAGGCTGCAGAAAAATCTTTTATCACTTACTGGGAAGATTTGCAGCGCAGAAAAACATCAGAAAAGGGTATGCGGCGGCAACTTCTTTCAAAGTTACAAATATATGTCGAGAAGTGGGCTGGAATTATAGAGTTGTTGGCGAATGATGGCACACCGTCTAAGGAAATAGGCGGTAATCATATGGATATCGCCATTGCTCACACCCGCATTTTCGAGGAATGGGCAATGAAAGCCTATAGTATCATTAACCCTAATCTTAATGATGATGCCACTATCCAATTGAACAAGAAAGAGACTCTTGAACAGTTGCTGAAGCACTATCCAAATATGAACAAAAATCTTGTCAGTCAGGGTCTCGGGATAAGCCGTTCTCTACTATCGCCTTGCCGAAAAAAGGTAGTACCCCCTGAGGTGAACACTGAAAGCGGTGCAAATAATTGA